From a region of the Fischerella sp. JS2 genome:
- a CDS encoding NAD(P)-dependent alcohol dehydrogenase: MKAAVIHRYGSAEVLQYEDVAPPKIKPDELLVKVHASCINPVDWKIRKGMLRIVTGNKFPMILGLDLAGEVVEVGANVTRFTIGDSIYGTLRPPNGGAYAEFAAVPESCAAIKPTNMSYTEAASVPIAGLTALQGLRDKGNIKSGQTVLINGASGGVGIFAVQIAKILGAEVTGVCSTKNVEFVKSLGADRVIDYTQQDFTQETVQYDIIFDVVGKRSFSECKKVLKPNGIYVTTLPTPENILPGIVTTIIPGKKAKLVLESANAGDLVYLKELIEAGKLRTVIDRTYSLQELATAHTYSESERAVGKIAIAVI; this comes from the coding sequence ATGAAAGCAGCTGTCATTCATCGGTATGGTTCTGCTGAGGTGTTGCAATACGAAGATGTCGCACCACCAAAAATAAAACCTGATGAATTACTTGTAAAAGTTCATGCTAGTTGTATTAACCCTGTTGATTGGAAAATCCGCAAGGGTATGTTGAGAATTGTCACAGGCAATAAATTTCCCATGATTCTTGGGCTTGACTTAGCGGGTGAAGTCGTAGAAGTTGGTGCTAATGTTACACGCTTCACCATTGGTGATTCCATTTATGGTACTCTTAGACCACCCAACGGAGGAGCTTATGCAGAATTTGCAGCAGTTCCAGAAAGTTGTGCTGCTATTAAACCTACAAACATGAGCTACACAGAAGCTGCTTCTGTACCCATCGCCGGATTGACTGCTTTACAAGGACTGCGAGACAAAGGCAACATTAAGTCAGGACAAACTGTATTAATTAATGGTGCTTCTGGTGGTGTTGGTATTTTCGCAGTACAAATTGCCAAGATACTAGGTGCAGAAGTAACTGGTGTTTGCAGCACTAAAAATGTAGAATTTGTGAAATCTTTAGGAGCAGACCGCGTAATTGATTACACGCAACAAGATTTTACTCAAGAAACAGTACAGTACGATATCATTTTTGATGTAGTTGGTAAGCGGTCTTTTTCTGAGTGCAAAAAAGTACTAAAACCTAATGGTATTTACGTTACTACACTACCTACCCCAGAAAACATTCTGCCGGGAATTGTGACAACTATTATTCCTGGTAAAAAAGCCAAATTAGTACTGGAATCGGCAAATGCTGGAGATTTGGTTTATCTGAAAGAATTAATTGAAGCAGGTAAACTTAGGACTGTGATTGATCGTACATATTCCCTACAAGAACTAGCCACTGCTCATACTTATAGCGAAAGCGAACGTGCTGTAGGGAAAATAGCGATCGCTGTGATTTAA
- a CDS encoding four helix bundle protein: MPVEGLDENPGVGKVLYKQLLRSITSIGANVEESESAQSRADFLNKLEIALKQSRETKY; this comes from the coding sequence ATCCCCGTTGAGGGTCTTGATGAAAATCCTGGAGTAGGAAAAGTACTTTATAAACAACTATTGCGCTCTATTACATCGATTGGAGCGAATGTTGAAGAATCTGAATCGGCACAAAGTAGAGCTGATTTTCTCAACAAGCTTGAAATTGCACTCAAACAATCTAGAGAAACTAAGTATTAA
- a CDS encoding DUF429 domain-containing protein, with protein sequence MKFLGIDLGWKSQPSGLCCLEWADHQLQILDLDRKEAIADILNWVDTCVPPGESAVIAVDAPTLIPNTTGSRLPDKLTHKHFGKYHAGCYPANLNLPFAERTVNFGLELESRGFAHAPTIESQKPGRYQIEVFPHPAIVHLFSLERILKYKKGRLSDRRQELIKLYNYVTQTLPILEPSSCTLRLRGSLLPEIPTTGTALKAAEDKLDSLICAYVAAYWWYWGEQRNFVLGDHTTGYIVVPRRIGDWGEGKEDKGDAELGVPHKRLP encoded by the coding sequence ATGAAATTTTTAGGCATTGACTTAGGCTGGAAATCGCAACCAAGCGGATTATGCTGCTTAGAATGGGCAGATCACCAACTACAAATCCTCGATTTAGATCGCAAAGAAGCAATTGCAGATATCCTCAACTGGGTCGATACTTGCGTTCCACCAGGTGAAAGTGCCGTCATCGCTGTAGACGCCCCAACTCTTATCCCCAACACCACGGGTAGCCGCCTCCCCGACAAACTCACCCACAAACACTTCGGTAAATACCATGCCGGTTGCTACCCCGCCAATCTCAATCTTCCCTTCGCTGAACGCACCGTCAACTTTGGTTTAGAACTAGAATCTCGTGGCTTCGCCCACGCCCCCACTATCGAGTCGCAAAAACCTGGTAGATATCAAATCGAAGTCTTTCCCCACCCCGCCATAGTCCATCTCTTTAGCTTAGAACGTATCCTCAAATACAAAAAAGGACGCCTGAGCGATCGCCGCCAAGAACTGATCAAACTCTACAATTACGTTACACAAACCCTACCTATCTTAGAACCTTCTTCGTGTACTTTGCGCCTTCGCGGTTCACTTCTCCCCGAAATCCCCACCACAGGCACAGCACTCAAAGCAGCCGAAGACAAACTAGATAGCTTAATCTGCGCTTACGTCGCAGCATATTGGTGGTATTGGGGAGAACAACGTAACTTCGTACTAGGCGATCACACTACAGGTTACATAGTTGTTCCCCGAAGGATAGGGGATTGGGGAGAGGGGAAAGAGGACAAGGGAGATGCGGAACTCGGGGTCCCCCATAAGCGATTGCCGTAG
- the glgP gene encoding alpha-glucan family phosphorylase, which translates to MQPIRTFNVSPSLPARLEPLRQLAYNLHWDWNVETKDLFRRLDPDLWESSRHNPVLMLGTISQARLLEVVEDEGFLAQMDRAALQIEDYLKERTWYEKQRKNLSTHSSSDQIQNHTTWYNAENPRNAMAPKSKIQNTECYAYFSAEFGLVDCLPIYSGGLGVLAGDHLKSASDLGLPLVGVGLLYQQGYFAQYLNADGWQQERYPINDFYNMPLHLERNPDGSELRITVDYPERTVYARVWRVQVGRVPLYMLDTNIEPNNPYEHDITDQLYGGDIDMRIHQEIMLGIGGVRMLKALGYNVTAYHMNEGHAAFSALERIRILIQEQGLSYIEARQVVASTNIFTTHTPVPAGIDLFPPDKVLYYLGHYAEIFGLSKDEFLALGRESTGDLSSPFSMAVLALKMATFSNGVAQLHGTVSRQMFKGLWIDVPTQEVPITAITNGVHARSCVAKSTQELYDRYLGPNWSSAPVDHPLWDRMNAIPDEELWRNHERCRLDMILYVRERLVKHLRDRGASPSEIAQAQEVLDPYVLTIGFARRFATYKRATLWMRDLERIKRILFGNKDRKVQFVIAGKAHPKDIPGKELIREINHFIHENNLEKQVVFVPNYDIHIARLMVAGCDVWLNTPRRPREASGTSGMKAAMNGLPNLSVLDGWWDEADYIRTGWAIGHGEIYDDPTYQDEVEANALYDILEKEVVPLFYNRDVDGLPRRWVAKMKDAIRLNCPFFNTARMVGEYAQRAYFPASDRYSVLTSDNYAPAKELAAWKLNLGEHWYNITIKDIDVSVGPDIEVNQTVAVKVKVDLATLTNDDVQVELYQGAVDANGEIVNGVPLVMEYQGEDDQGLSIYTADILYTTSGLQGLSLRVLPKHKYLSSPYEPRLILWAQ; encoded by the coding sequence ATGCAGCCAATTCGTACATTTAATGTCTCACCTTCTTTGCCTGCGCGACTCGAACCACTACGCCAGCTGGCATACAACTTACATTGGGATTGGAACGTTGAAACTAAAGATTTATTTCGCCGTTTAGATCCTGATTTATGGGAATCTAGCCGTCATAACCCTGTTTTGATGCTAGGAACCATCAGCCAAGCGCGGCTGTTAGAAGTAGTGGAAGATGAAGGCTTTTTGGCACAAATGGATCGTGCTGCTTTGCAGATAGAGGATTATCTCAAAGAACGCACTTGGTATGAGAAACAAAGGAAAAATCTCAGCACTCACTCATCAAGTGATCAAATCCAAAATCACACCACGTGGTACAACGCGGAGAACCCGCGCAACGCAATGGCTCCAAAATCCAAAATCCAAAATACAGAATGCTATGCTTATTTTTCTGCTGAGTTTGGGCTTGTGGACTGTTTGCCCATTTATTCAGGGGGCTTGGGTGTACTGGCTGGAGATCATCTGAAATCTGCCAGTGATTTGGGGCTTCCTCTGGTCGGTGTAGGTTTGCTATACCAGCAAGGCTATTTTGCCCAGTATTTAAATGCTGATGGCTGGCAACAAGAGCGTTACCCAATTAACGACTTTTATAATATGCCTTTGCACCTAGAACGCAACCCCGATGGTTCGGAACTGCGAATTACAGTAGATTATCCAGAGCGCACAGTCTATGCTAGGGTTTGGCGTGTACAAGTGGGAAGAGTGCCATTGTACATGCTGGACACCAATATTGAACCCAACAATCCTTACGAGCACGACATTACAGATCAACTGTATGGTGGTGATATTGATATGCGTATCCACCAGGAAATAATGTTGGGTATTGGTGGTGTTAGGATGTTAAAAGCGTTGGGGTATAACGTCACTGCCTATCACATGAATGAAGGACATGCGGCGTTTTCAGCCCTAGAACGTATCCGGATTTTAATTCAAGAACAAGGACTGAGTTACATTGAAGCTAGGCAAGTCGTAGCTTCCACAAATATATTTACCACCCATACACCAGTGCCAGCCGGAATCGACTTGTTCCCACCAGATAAAGTTTTGTACTATTTGGGACACTATGCAGAAATTTTTGGTTTAAGTAAGGACGAATTTTTAGCGTTAGGACGAGAGAGTACAGGTGATTTATCTTCACCTTTTAGTATGGCAGTGCTAGCGCTGAAGATGGCAACATTTTCTAATGGTGTGGCGCAGTTGCACGGTACGGTATCACGACAGATGTTTAAGGGTTTGTGGATTGATGTACCAACCCAAGAAGTGCCAATTACTGCTATTACTAACGGCGTTCATGCCCGTAGTTGTGTGGCTAAATCAACTCAAGAGTTATACGATCGCTATTTAGGCCCGAATTGGTCATCAGCACCAGTGGACCATCCCCTGTGGGATCGGATGAATGCGATTCCCGATGAAGAGTTGTGGCGAAACCACGAACGCTGCCGCTTGGATATGATTTTGTATGTGCGGGAGCGTTTAGTCAAACATTTACGTGATCGCGGCGCATCTCCTAGTGAAATTGCCCAAGCCCAAGAAGTCCTTGATCCTTATGTTTTAACGATTGGCTTTGCCCGTCGCTTTGCCACCTACAAACGTGCTACTCTATGGATGCGTGATCTAGAGCGCATCAAACGGATTTTATTCGGCAATAAAGACCGTAAGGTACAATTTGTAATTGCTGGTAAGGCACACCCTAAAGATATTCCTGGTAAAGAACTTATCCGCGAAATTAATCATTTCATCCACGAAAATAATTTGGAAAAACAGGTTGTGTTTGTTCCAAATTACGATATACATATTGCCCGGTTAATGGTGGCGGGTTGTGATGTCTGGTTAAATACACCTCGTCGTCCCCGAGAAGCCTCTGGTACTAGCGGTATGAAAGCTGCAATGAATGGATTACCAAATTTAAGTGTACTTGATGGTTGGTGGGATGAAGCTGATTATATCCGTACTGGTTGGGCAATTGGACACGGGGAAATTTACGACGATCCCACTTATCAGGATGAAGTAGAAGCAAACGCTCTGTATGACATCTTAGAAAAAGAAGTCGTACCATTGTTTTATAATCGCGATGTGGATGGTTTGCCCAGACGCTGGGTAGCCAAAATGAAAGATGCCATCCGATTAAATTGTCCTTTTTTTAACACTGCACGGATGGTAGGAGAATATGCACAAAGAGCATATTTCCCGGCTAGCGACCGCTATAGTGTCCTAACTAGTGATAATTATGCCCCTGCCAAAGAACTGGCAGCTTGGAAATTAAATCTCGGTGAACATTGGTACAATATCACCATCAAGGATATTGATGTCTCTGTCGGCCCTGATATTGAGGTAAACCAAACTGTTGCTGTTAAAGTCAAAGTTGATTTAGCAACTCTCACAAATGATGACGTACAGGTAGAACTGTATCAAGGTGCAGTAGATGCCAATGGTGAGATTGTCAACGGTGTACCACTAGTAATGGAATACCAAGGAGAGGATGACCAAGGTTTAAGTATTTACACAGCTGATATTCTGTATACTACTTCTGGTTTACAAGGATTATCTTTGCGTGTACTGCCGAAACATAAGTACCTTTCCAGTCCTTATGAGCCAAGGTTAATCTTGTGGGCGCAGTGA
- a CDS encoding DUF2278 family protein → MGLKDYGVLKCHAIAGKMELDNDSPHYQVHANDGKFNYRLAINVRSVQQPYDLLYLIDSNFEHYITEKLKKLDFGFNKIEVSQRQAGGIALDYIRGNLFKVTEMKALPYSVPGENNDLNEFIDSYIQRAIETKADVYVFGEPWGPEDKSDKIFGFKPGRGIHDIHMNQGSSGRFTKDNGVYQDGGLLIHYKSSPQEYWVAAFFAFQSQSFHTDDKTGNPIDQNVGTEPEIPDTPVVKPQVRIIAALLNPSGEDFGKESITLINPSPQKVDLTGWVIVNQLKQKASLDGFKIEPGGVVQVLLSGKDIQFSNKGGTISLLNPEGIKVDGISYTKKDTQEEGWTTVF, encoded by the coding sequence ATGGGTTTGAAAGATTACGGTGTATTAAAGTGTCATGCGATCGCTGGAAAAATGGAACTAGACAATGATTCTCCACACTATCAAGTACATGCCAACGATGGTAAGTTTAACTATCGCTTGGCAATCAACGTTCGTTCAGTTCAGCAACCCTATGATTTGTTATACTTAATCGATAGTAATTTTGAACACTACATTACCGAAAAGCTAAAAAAATTAGACTTTGGGTTTAACAAAATTGAAGTTTCTCAAAGACAAGCTGGAGGAATTGCCCTGGATTACATCCGGGGTAATTTGTTTAAAGTCACTGAGATGAAAGCTTTGCCCTACAGTGTTCCTGGAGAAAACAACGACCTTAATGAGTTTATTGACTCATACATTCAAAGGGCAATTGAAACGAAAGCTGATGTCTACGTTTTTGGTGAACCCTGGGGACCAGAAGATAAGTCTGATAAAATATTTGGTTTCAAACCAGGTAGAGGCATTCATGACATACACATGAACCAAGGCAGCAGTGGTAGATTTACCAAGGATAATGGGGTTTATCAAGATGGAGGGTTATTAATTCACTATAAATCTAGTCCTCAAGAATATTGGGTTGCTGCGTTTTTTGCATTCCAATCTCAGTCTTTCCATACAGATGACAAAACTGGTAATCCCATCGATCAGAATGTGGGAACTGAACCAGAAATACCAGACACTCCAGTAGTGAAGCCACAGGTAAGAATTATTGCTGCCCTACTTAATCCTAGTGGAGAAGATTTCGGCAAAGAATCAATCACTTTAATTAACCCTTCACCGCAAAAAGTAGATTTAACAGGTTGGGTGATCGTCAACCAACTCAAACAAAAAGCCAGTTTAGATGGATTCAAAATTGAACCTGGTGGAGTTGTGCAAGTACTTTTGAGTGGAAAAGATATTCAGTTTTCCAACAAAGGTGGAACTATATCTCTTCTCAATCCAGAAGGTATTAAAGTGGATGGTATTTCCTACACCAAGAAAGATACTCAAGAGGAAGGGTGGACGACAGTATTTTAA
- a CDS encoding PP2C family protein-serine/threonine phosphatase, with protein sequence MPVPKLPSEPTDSNSSATTDVTPIVALKELVARLHREQNKIQDLLSSLGFALRSFNNLNQFLELIPLMATRVTDADGSALFLYKPNGQVRLEQLHWQDSRQRKNIRKALETVSSQITHQQNVSGLATTTSILDAQMHYHLGPDVQIFGTAILVKHLERGWLYVLSRDPDYGWTETRQKLVRLVADQTAVAIENDELAVELRKKERLDQELEIGAEIQRRLLPRQCPSIPGVVLAARCKPANRVGGDYYDFVPTNHNLILPPNAKETAESSRWALVIGDVMGKGVPAGLIMTMMRGMLRGEVLHSNTPAQILQNLNRVMYADLENSNRFVTLFYSEYDPKTKLLTYSNAAHNPPMWWHASTKTVTRLDTLGMLIGLDANSQYEDGQARLEPGDTIIYYTDGLTDAAAASGDRFDEENLIREFSLACRYCNGPEEILDYLFERVQQFIGVEKQNTDDMTLVVLQVSN encoded by the coding sequence GTGCCTGTGCCTAAACTGCCTTCTGAACCCACCGACAGTAATAGTAGTGCCACAACAGATGTTACTCCAATTGTGGCGCTGAAAGAACTCGTGGCAAGGCTGCACCGGGAGCAAAACAAAATCCAAGATTTGCTAAGTTCTTTAGGATTTGCCCTGAGAAGCTTCAATAACTTAAACCAGTTTTTGGAGTTAATCCCGCTAATGGCAACAAGAGTAACAGACGCAGATGGTAGCGCCCTGTTTCTCTACAAACCAAATGGTCAAGTTAGGCTAGAACAGCTACACTGGCAGGACAGTCGCCAAAGAAAAAATATCCGTAAAGCATTAGAGACAGTAAGTAGTCAAATTACACATCAGCAAAATGTATCTGGACTAGCAACTACCACCAGTATTTTAGATGCCCAGATGCATTACCATCTCGGACCGGATGTACAAATCTTTGGTACGGCAATTCTAGTCAAGCATTTAGAAAGGGGATGGCTTTATGTTTTAAGCCGCGATCCTGATTATGGATGGACAGAAACCAGACAAAAGTTAGTTAGATTAGTAGCAGATCAAACAGCAGTTGCAATTGAAAACGATGAATTGGCTGTAGAACTAAGGAAAAAAGAACGCTTAGATCAAGAATTAGAAATTGGTGCCGAAATTCAACGGCGATTATTACCACGTCAATGCCCTAGTATTCCAGGAGTAGTTCTGGCTGCACGCTGTAAACCCGCTAATCGTGTCGGTGGGGATTACTACGACTTTGTCCCTACCAATCACAACTTAATTTTGCCGCCCAATGCTAAAGAAACTGCGGAATCTAGTCGTTGGGCTTTAGTGATTGGTGATGTGATGGGAAAAGGAGTCCCCGCAGGTCTAATTATGACTATGATGCGGGGAATGCTGCGGGGCGAGGTGTTGCACAGTAATACTCCAGCCCAGATTTTGCAAAACTTAAATCGAGTCATGTATGCGGATTTAGAAAATTCTAACCGCTTCGTCACGTTGTTTTATTCAGAATATGACCCAAAAACCAAGTTACTAACCTACAGTAACGCAGCACATAACCCTCCGATGTGGTGGCACGCCAGTACGAAAACAGTGACGCGTTTGGATACTCTGGGGATGTTAATTGGTTTGGATGCTAATAGCCAATACGAAGATGGTCAAGCACGATTAGAGCCAGGAGATACAATTATTTACTATACAGATGGCTTGACTGATGCCGCAGCCGCCAGTGGCGATCGCTTCGATGAAGAAAACCTCATTCGTGAATTTAGCCTTGCTTGTAGATATTGTAATGGTCCAGAGGAAATACTCGATTACTTGTTTGAGCGAGTGCAACAATTCATCGGTGTTGAAAAACAGAACACCGATGATATGACGCTGGTGGTATTGCAAGTTAGTAATTAG
- the ftsY gene encoding signal recognition particle-docking protein FtsY — protein MAFNWFRRQHTDSSDTSSPEKQVETPAVTPSPTESTTAPTAETEQAVATDLLAFAKAAYKNIQQKQQSQSVETPLSEETTEAVPETTSETTPETVSTENVETVAEVTEVTPPEPLTQTTPQTPVVTSEENSQKTSIEAVTPPQEPAGASLLAKAAAERQAKQERLIATAIEVTEPEEVKPVADATEVPETAEATPELDFDEGFLWSAEVLAAQGRRAEDVSIEEITWLKRLRQGLDKTRRNIVNQLKAIVGQGPLNQAGVAEIEALLLQADVGVEATDYIITALQNKLREEALPPEQAIAYLKQILRDMLDRPLEKSQKLFFAPEKDAFNIWLITGVNGAGKTTTIGKISHLAQKSGYKCLIGAADTFRAAAVQQVKVWGDRSGVEVIANPGKNTDPAAVVFDAIDAAIARQTELLLVDTAGRLQNKKNLMEELSKIRRIINKKAPNAKIESLLVLDATLGQNGLRQAEVFSQAAELTGVVLTKLDSTAKGGVALAVVQQLGLPIRFIGAGEGIEDLRPFSSYEFVEALLSG, from the coding sequence ATGGCTTTTAATTGGTTCCGTCGTCAACATACTGATTCTTCTGATACTTCATCCCCAGAAAAACAGGTAGAAACTCCTGCCGTAACACCATCTCCTACAGAATCAACCACAGCGCCAACAGCGGAAACAGAACAAGCTGTGGCAACAGATTTACTTGCCTTCGCTAAAGCTGCTTACAAAAATATCCAACAAAAGCAACAATCTCAATCAGTAGAAACTCCACTTAGCGAGGAAACAACTGAAGCTGTACCTGAGACGACATCTGAAACTACACCAGAAACAGTATCCACAGAAAATGTTGAAACCGTAGCTGAAGTCACTGAAGTCACACCACCAGAACCACTAACACAAACGACTCCCCAGACACCAGTTGTCACCTCAGAAGAAAACTCACAGAAGACATCAATTGAAGCAGTAACACCACCACAAGAACCTGCTGGTGCATCCTTGTTAGCAAAGGCAGCAGCAGAAAGGCAGGCAAAACAAGAACGTTTAATCGCGACTGCGATCGAAGTCACAGAACCGGAAGAAGTAAAACCAGTTGCAGATGCAACTGAGGTTCCAGAAACAGCCGAAGCTACACCCGAACTAGACTTTGATGAAGGATTTTTATGGTCAGCAGAAGTACTAGCAGCACAGGGTAGACGGGCGGAAGACGTTTCGATTGAAGAAATTACCTGGCTCAAAAGGCTACGGCAGGGTTTAGATAAAACCCGTCGTAATATTGTTAACCAACTCAAGGCAATTGTTGGACAAGGACCCCTAAATCAAGCTGGGGTAGCAGAAATTGAGGCATTGTTATTGCAGGCAGATGTCGGTGTAGAAGCGACAGATTACATTATTACCGCCTTACAGAACAAACTGCGCGAGGAAGCTTTGCCACCAGAACAGGCGATCGCTTACCTCAAACAAATCCTCCGGGATATGCTGGATCGACCGCTTGAGAAATCCCAAAAACTCTTTTTCGCACCAGAAAAAGATGCTTTTAATATTTGGTTAATCACAGGGGTGAATGGAGCTGGTAAAACTACCACTATTGGTAAAATTTCTCACTTGGCACAAAAATCTGGCTATAAATGCTTAATTGGGGCAGCTGATACTTTTCGTGCTGCTGCTGTACAACAGGTGAAAGTTTGGGGCGATCGCAGTGGTGTAGAAGTAATTGCTAACCCTGGCAAAAATACTGATCCAGCAGCTGTTGTGTTTGATGCGATCGATGCAGCAATAGCAAGACAAACCGAATTACTTCTGGTAGACACCGCAGGCAGACTGCAAAATAAGAAAAACTTAATGGAAGAACTCAGCAAAATCCGTCGGATTATTAATAAAAAAGCACCTAATGCCAAAATAGAGTCATTGCTGGTATTAGATGCAACTTTAGGTCAGAATGGATTGCGTCAAGCTGAAGTCTTCTCTCAAGCGGCAGAACTTACAGGTGTAGTGCTAACAAAATTGGATAGCACTGCTAAAGGAGGTGTGGCTTTAGCTGTAGTGCAGCAGCTGGGTTTACCAATTCGCTTTATCGGTGCTGGTGAAGGTATTGAAGACCTGCGTCCTTTTTCTAGCTATGAGTTTGTAGAAGCGCTTTTAAGTGGCTAG
- the nusB gene encoding transcription antitermination factor NusB produces the protein MQPRKPRQIARELALLSLSQLPANPKKLTEDQLPKLVLAVVRTLRSEVQDTLDNAVAELQRSNDRLLSSETRASDLNVARTMVKEAITSTQTAINQLSAAIEFPELIQLANQDKEVSRYAIEIVRIIDEERKNIDQQISVALVDWQVTRLAQIDRDILRIAVAEMLYLGVPNSVAIDEAVELAKRYSGDEGHRFINGVLRRVTQQQKQPV, from the coding sequence ATGCAACCCAGAAAACCCCGTCAAATTGCCCGCGAATTGGCACTTCTGAGCCTTTCTCAATTACCAGCCAATCCCAAAAAATTAACTGAAGACCAACTACCCAAATTGGTGTTAGCAGTAGTACGCACCTTGCGCTCAGAAGTGCAAGATACTTTAGATAATGCTGTCGCTGAACTACAACGCAGTAATGATCGCCTCCTCAGTAGCGAAACTCGCGCTAGTGACCTTAATGTTGCTAGAACAATGGTGAAAGAGGCAATAACTTCTACCCAAACAGCAATTAACCAGTTAAGTGCAGCTATTGAGTTTCCAGAATTAATTCAGTTAGCAAACCAAGACAAAGAAGTTAGCAGATACGCCATTGAAATAGTCAGAATAATCGACGAAGAACGCAAAAATATAGACCAGCAAATCAGTGTAGCGCTAGTAGATTGGCAAGTGACTCGTTTGGCTCAAATTGACCGTGATATTTTACGAATTGCTGTAGCAGAAATGTTATATCTGGGAGTTCCCAACAGTGTAGCAATTGATGAAGCTGTGGAACTAGCCAAACGCTACAGTGGAGATGAAGGTCATCGGTTTATTAACGGAGTTCTCCGCCGAGTCACACAGCAGCAAAAACAGCCCGTTTAG
- a CDS encoding DUF502 domain-containing protein — protein sequence MNIDNRNSPSLKKENQGLVIDRWKQDLKNDLIAGLLVVIPLATTIWLTITIASWVINFLTRIPKQLNPFHGMHPILVNLLDLLVGLMVPLLSILLIGLMARNIVGRWLLDFGERFLQAIPLAGQVYKTLKQLLETILKDTNGKFRRVILVEYPRQGIWAIAFVTGVVSNDIQVNMSRPMLSIFIPTTPNPTTGWYAVVPEDEVVNLSMSIEDAFKIIVSGGIVAPNTPLPPVIITKDRKVEVSPLEAKRQIFPIEDT from the coding sequence ATGAATATTGATAACAGAAATTCCCCAAGCTTAAAAAAGGAGAATCAGGGTTTGGTAATTGATCGCTGGAAGCAGGACTTAAAAAATGACCTGATTGCTGGTTTGTTGGTAGTGATTCCTCTAGCAACTACCATTTGGCTGACGATTACCATTGCTAGTTGGGTCATCAACTTTCTTACCCGCATTCCCAAGCAATTAAATCCCTTTCATGGAATGCACCCCATCTTAGTAAATCTACTAGATTTATTAGTGGGGCTAATGGTGCCACTACTAAGTATTCTCCTAATTGGCTTGATGGCTAGGAACATTGTCGGGCGATGGTTACTAGATTTTGGTGAGCGATTTTTACAGGCAATTCCCCTGGCTGGGCAGGTATACAAAACCCTAAAGCAACTTTTGGAGACAATACTCAAAGATACAAATGGTAAATTTCGCCGTGTAATATTGGTAGAGTATCCTCGTCAAGGAATTTGGGCGATCGCTTTCGTGACTGGTGTTGTCAGCAACGATATCCAGGTGAATATGTCTCGTCCTATGCTCAGTATTTTTATTCCCACAACACCCAATCCCACAACTGGTTGGTATGCGGTAGTTCCTGAAGATGAGGTAGTCAACTTATCAATGTCGATAGAAGACGCCTTTAAAATTATTGTTTCTGGCGGTATTGTCGCCCCTAATACTCCCCTACCTCCTGTCATTATCACCAAAGACCGTAAAGTAGAAGTATCACCTTTAGAAGCAAAACGGCAGATTTTTCCTATCGAAGATACTTAA